A region from the Bradyrhizobium erythrophlei genome encodes:
- a CDS encoding ABC transporter permease — MTVTTIAAIAPEVAPTGQSVNRRILGAAWRMTSFRIGLFIFIALLLASAIYPELSSMSATKMVVKDKFLPPLFIGDNWSWGHPLGTDQLGRDMLLRCLIGLRYSLMIGIITVVLIFIIGCGLGLFAGFKGKWWDTIIMRITDAQLSVPMIILAITILGVSRPTVETIIIVLALSGWPLYARVARSAAVTERGLEYVRGLRVLGAGDWRLLLLFAAPNILPPIAFVAVLDVARMMIFEAILGFLGLGIQPPTPSFGSIIADARKYLINAWWIATSPGVFLAVALTSINLMGAALEKARNRIYGGL; from the coding sequence ATGACGGTTACCACGATCGCCGCCATCGCCCCCGAGGTCGCGCCGACCGGGCAGTCGGTCAATCGCCGGATCCTCGGCGCGGCCTGGCGGATGACGAGCTTTCGCATCGGCCTGTTCATCTTCATCGCCTTGCTGCTGGCTTCGGCGATCTATCCCGAATTGTCGTCAATGAGCGCGACCAAGATGGTCGTGAAGGACAAGTTTCTGCCGCCGCTGTTCATCGGCGACAATTGGAGCTGGGGGCATCCGCTCGGCACCGACCAGCTCGGCCGCGATATGCTGCTGCGCTGCCTGATCGGGCTGCGCTATTCACTGATGATCGGCATCATCACGGTGGTGCTGATCTTCATCATCGGCTGCGGTCTCGGCCTGTTCGCGGGCTTCAAGGGCAAGTGGTGGGACACCATCATCATGCGGATTACCGACGCGCAATTGTCGGTGCCGATGATCATCCTGGCGATCACCATCCTCGGCGTGTCCCGACCGACCGTGGAGACCATCATCATCGTGCTGGCATTGTCGGGCTGGCCACTCTATGCGCGGGTCGCGCGTAGTGCCGCGGTGACCGAGCGCGGCCTGGAATATGTTCGGGGACTTCGCGTGCTCGGCGCAGGAGACTGGCGACTCCTGCTGTTGTTCGCGGCGCCCAACATCCTGCCACCGATCGCCTTTGTCGCCGTGCTGGACGTCGCGCGGATGATGATCTTCGAGGCCATCCTCGGCTTTCTCGGCCTCGGCATCCAGCCGCCGACACCGAGCTTCGGCAGCATCATCGCCGATGCCCGCAAATACCTGATCAACGCCTGGTGGATAGCTACCAGCCCGGGCGTGTTCCTGGCGGTGGCGCTGACCTCGATCAATCTGATGGGTGCGGCGCTGGAGAAGGCGCGCAACCGGATCTACGGAGGCCTGTGA
- a CDS encoding ABC transporter ATP-binding protein: MDLSLILEVDNLTVGPLAAGSAPILDGISFRLHASEIFGIYGESGAGKTVLSRALADWLPDSLQYRAGRVMFAGQDTLKKSANGTFRVGRDIAYIGSKPQSSLDPTIPVGSQIAEKLHSVRPEWNPSECRDRVVQLLGEVRIPSPRERYWEYPSKFSGGMMQRAMIVDAICAEPAVLIADNITQPLDVTIAAQIVTLLHDLCLRHKMATIYLTSSLPILGQFGNRTAVLHHGRFVEQQPFNELLKAPQTDYARKAIDSVPRIWSTGEGPLARRKAVDEAPLMRIENVHRTYRQRKRGTFNTYRNIQAVRGVTLDIMPRENFGIVGESGCGKSTLTRLLAWLETPDEGTIVLSGTALASLSPRELIRKRNEFQLLLQDPYTALPPRTTVGRMIEESLRIRGEVPRKEMRARVIAAMGEVGLVAGLYDQLPNALSTGERQRISIARALILDPRLLILDETLSAIDQREQGKLIELFSRLQEKNDLTYVFISHDLAMVRKVCTRIAVMYLGEMVEIADNRDLFFDPQHPYTKALLSAAPTLEVKPFNAGDFLLEGEPPSPIDIPAGCSFASRCPKVFGRCRVETPRLLEHLPGRYAACHLLDKAEAEVTAA; this comes from the coding sequence ATGGATCTGTCGCTGATCCTCGAAGTCGACAACCTCACCGTCGGGCCACTCGCCGCGGGATCGGCGCCGATCCTCGACGGCATCAGCTTTCGCCTCCACGCCTCGGAGATCTTCGGCATCTATGGCGAAAGCGGCGCCGGCAAGACGGTACTCAGCCGTGCGCTCGCCGACTGGCTTCCGGACAGCCTGCAGTACCGCGCCGGGCGTGTGATGTTCGCCGGGCAGGATACGCTGAAGAAGTCCGCCAACGGCACGTTCCGGGTCGGCCGCGACATCGCCTATATCGGCTCGAAGCCGCAGAGCTCGCTCGACCCGACCATTCCGGTCGGCAGCCAGATCGCCGAAAAACTGCATAGTGTACGACCGGAATGGAATCCGTCGGAATGCCGCGATCGGGTGGTTCAATTGCTCGGCGAGGTCCGGATTCCCTCGCCCAGGGAACGCTACTGGGAATATCCGTCGAAATTTTCCGGCGGCATGATGCAGCGCGCCATGATCGTCGATGCGATCTGCGCCGAGCCTGCCGTTTTGATCGCCGACAACATCACCCAGCCGCTCGATGTTACCATCGCCGCACAGATCGTGACGCTGTTGCACGATCTCTGCCTGCGCCACAAGATGGCGACCATCTATCTGACCTCGTCGCTGCCGATCCTTGGCCAGTTCGGAAACCGCACGGCCGTGCTCCACCACGGCCGCTTCGTCGAGCAGCAGCCGTTCAACGAACTGCTGAAGGCGCCGCAGACCGACTACGCGCGGAAGGCCATCGACAGCGTGCCGCGAATCTGGTCGACCGGGGAGGGCCCGCTGGCGCGCCGCAAGGCGGTTGATGAGGCGCCGCTGATGCGGATCGAGAACGTGCATCGCACCTACCGGCAGCGCAAGCGTGGCACCTTCAACACCTACCGCAACATCCAGGCCGTGCGCGGTGTCACCCTCGACATCATGCCGCGCGAGAATTTCGGCATTGTCGGCGAATCCGGCTGCGGCAAGTCCACGCTGACGCGGCTGCTGGCATGGCTGGAGACGCCGGATGAGGGAACCATCGTGCTCAGCGGCACCGCGCTCGCCAGCCTGTCGCCGCGCGAACTGATCCGCAAGCGCAACGAGTTCCAGTTGCTGCTGCAGGATCCCTACACGGCGCTCCCGCCGCGGACCACGGTCGGCCGGATGATCGAGGAGAGCCTGCGCATTCGCGGCGAAGTGCCGCGCAAGGAGATGCGCGCCCGCGTCATCGCGGCTATGGGCGAGGTCGGCCTGGTCGCCGGTCTCTACGACCAGCTGCCCAACGCGCTTTCCACCGGCGAGCGCCAGCGGATTTCGATCGCGCGCGCCCTGATCCTGGATCCGAGACTGCTGATCCTCGACGAGACGCTCTCGGCGATCGACCAGCGCGAGCAGGGCAAGCTGATCGAGCTGTTCTCGCGGCTTCAGGAGAAGAACGACCTCACCTATGTGTTCATCTCCCACGACCTCGCCATGGTGCGGAAGGTCTGTACCCGCATCGCGGTGATGTATCTCGGCGAGATGGTGGAGATTGCGGACAATCGCGATCTGTTTTTCGATCCGCAGCATCCGTACACCAAGGCGTTGCTGTCGGCCGCGCCGACCCTGGAGGTGAAGCCCTTCAACGCTGGCGATTTCCTGCTCGAGGGCGAGCCGCCGAGCCCGATCGATATTCCGGCCGGCTGCAGCTTCGCGTCGCGATGTCCGAAAGTGTTCGGCCGTTGCCGCGTCGAAACCCCGCGGTTGCTGGAGCACCTGCCGGGCCGCTACGCCGCCTGTCATCTGCTCGATAAAGCGGAAGCCGAGGTAACGGCGGCCTGA
- a CDS encoding Zn-dependent hydrolase, with protein sequence MPEETILRQDLHDLIATFARFGATDDGGVCRLSGTAEDKAARDLFAGEIGGRGLRLDIDGIGNMFATAMLNQASGDAVLVGSHLDSQPTGGRYDGVYGVLAGLLAAEAIVARAAAEPGAARRNLVVVNWTNEEGARFQPSLTGSSVFAGVQPLESALSLLDGDGQTLGDALGAIGYRGAGALTLTPRRYVELHIEQGARLEESSTDIGIVAGAWAARKISVVFEGEASHTGPMPMPRRRDALRAAARGIETLYDEVEQGAHASAARISLYPNSPNVVPSRAQVWFEIRHEDEKVTAAIADRFLRRIGAAVAPLGVTATIAIDEKRATAALDPEGVKLVQSVAGDLGFTSLVMKTVAGHDALALQKRVPATLIFVPSRNGLSHNAREFTEPAALDKGLAVLIETLWRLVTAP encoded by the coding sequence GTGCCTGAGGAAACCATCTTGCGGCAAGACCTGCACGATCTGATCGCCACTTTCGCGCGCTTCGGCGCTACCGACGATGGCGGCGTTTGCCGGCTGAGCGGGACCGCGGAAGACAAGGCCGCGCGCGACCTATTTGCCGGCGAGATCGGCGGGCGCGGCCTCAGGCTCGACATCGACGGCATCGGCAACATGTTCGCCACGGCAATGCTCAATCAGGCCTCGGGCGACGCCGTGCTGGTCGGCTCGCATCTCGACAGCCAGCCCACCGGCGGGCGCTATGACGGCGTCTACGGCGTGCTGGCCGGCCTGCTCGCCGCGGAGGCGATCGTCGCGCGGGCCGCTGCCGAGCCCGGCGCGGCGCGGCGCAACCTCGTCGTCGTCAACTGGACCAACGAGGAAGGCGCCCGCTTTCAGCCGAGCCTCACCGGCAGTTCGGTCTTTGCCGGCGTCCAGCCGCTAGAGAGCGCGCTGTCGCTCTTGGACGGCGACGGCCAGACGCTGGGCGACGCGCTCGGCGCCATCGGTTATCGCGGCGCGGGGGCGCTGACTCTGACGCCGCGGCGCTACGTCGAACTTCATATCGAACAAGGCGCCAGGCTAGAAGAGAGCTCCACCGACATCGGCATCGTTGCGGGCGCCTGGGCGGCGCGCAAGATCTCGGTGGTGTTCGAGGGCGAGGCTTCGCATACCGGCCCGATGCCGATGCCGCGACGCCGCGACGCCTTGCGTGCCGCCGCGCGCGGCATCGAGACCCTCTATGACGAAGTCGAGCAAGGCGCCCATGCCTCGGCCGCGCGCATCAGCCTCTATCCGAACTCACCCAACGTCGTTCCGTCCCGGGCGCAGGTCTGGTTCGAAATCCGTCATGAAGACGAGAAGGTCACGGCGGCGATCGCCGACCGCTTCCTGCGCCGGATCGGCGCCGCCGTTGCGCCGCTCGGCGTTACCGCAACGATCGCCATCGACGAAAAGCGGGCGACGGCAGCGCTCGATCCCGAGGGGGTGAAACTCGTGCAAAGCGTGGCCGGCGATCTCGGCTTCACCTCGCTGGTCATGAAGACGGTAGCCGGCCATGACGCCCTCGCGCTGCAGAAGCGCGTGCCGGCAACGCTGATCTTCGTGCCGAGCCGGAACGGATTGAGCCACAACGCGCGCGAATTCACCGAGCCGGCGGCGCTGGACAAGGGACTCGCGGTGCTGATCGAGACGCTGTGGCGCCTGGTGACGGCGCCGTAG
- a CDS encoding amidase, producing MSIEELVGMSVGELTGHYAARTLSPVEVLKTTLAHSEAVNPEINALFSIRSEEAMANARESETRWKAKAPAGLLDGVPMTVKDSVAMVGWPYLHGIAANRSLPPSTYDSPPAIALKEAGAVIFAKTTMPDCGLLAAGLSSLHGITRNPWGLAWNTGGSSAGAGASVAAGAGMLSVGTDIAGSVRLPAGHCGLASLKPTHGRIPHLPADTMRMAGPMGRSVEDIARLLSVLTRADERDTWSFPNDGIQYHERLGRNLKGLRIGVLTDMGFGPKPEPEVCEAVEQAGRMLAGAGAIVEPFTSPLDHDAYAPIDLYLQVRGFVEFSGLPPHGEGGINPYVKRWCLGGAQHSGADVYRALGQIGKMKATLLAAFEDWDYVIAPVLPVVNFPAEEPGVFRDVPLAHTVFTAMFNQTGQPAATVCTAFDARHLPIGVQVIGHRCDDLGVLQVTRALEQLRQVKMDWPVKPRA from the coding sequence ATGTCGATCGAAGAACTGGTTGGAATGAGCGTCGGCGAACTGACCGGCCACTATGCCGCGCGGACGCTGTCGCCCGTCGAGGTGCTGAAGACCACCCTCGCGCATTCCGAAGCCGTCAATCCCGAGATCAACGCGCTGTTTTCCATCCGTTCCGAAGAAGCCATGGCGAATGCGCGCGAATCGGAGACGCGGTGGAAGGCGAAGGCGCCCGCCGGATTGCTCGACGGCGTGCCGATGACCGTGAAGGACAGCGTCGCCATGGTCGGCTGGCCCTATCTGCATGGCATCGCGGCCAACCGTTCGCTGCCGCCATCGACCTATGACTCGCCGCCCGCGATCGCGTTGAAAGAAGCCGGCGCGGTGATTTTCGCAAAAACCACGATGCCCGATTGCGGTCTGCTGGCGGCCGGACTGAGTTCGCTGCACGGCATTACCCGCAACCCGTGGGGCCTCGCCTGGAACACCGGCGGTTCCTCCGCCGGCGCCGGCGCCTCGGTCGCCGCGGGCGCGGGAATGCTGTCGGTGGGCACCGACATTGCCGGCTCCGTGCGGCTGCCCGCGGGCCATTGCGGGCTCGCCTCGCTGAAGCCGACCCATGGCCGGATCCCGCATCTGCCGGCGGATACGATGCGGATGGCCGGACCGATGGGCCGCAGCGTCGAAGACATCGCCCGCCTGCTCAGCGTACTGACCCGCGCCGACGAACGCGACACCTGGAGCTTTCCGAACGACGGCATCCAGTACCACGAGCGCCTCGGCCGAAACCTCAAAGGACTGCGGATCGGCGTACTCACCGATATGGGCTTCGGTCCCAAGCCCGAGCCCGAGGTGTGCGAGGCGGTCGAGCAGGCCGGTCGAATGCTGGCCGGCGCCGGCGCCATCGTCGAGCCCTTCACCTCGCCGCTCGACCACGACGCCTACGCGCCGATCGACCTCTATCTGCAGGTGCGCGGCTTTGTCGAATTCAGCGGCCTGCCTCCGCATGGCGAAGGCGGCATCAATCCTTACGTCAAGCGATGGTGCCTCGGCGGTGCGCAGCATTCCGGCGCCGACGTCTATCGGGCGCTCGGCCAGATCGGCAAAATGAAGGCCACGCTGCTCGCCGCCTTCGAGGACTGGGATTACGTGATCGCGCCTGTTCTGCCGGTGGTGAATTTTCCCGCCGAGGAGCCGGGCGTGTTCCGCGATGTTCCGCTTGCCCATACGGTTTTCACCGCGATGTTCAACCAGACCGGACAGCCCGCCGCAACGGTCTGCACGGCGTTCGACGCGCGACATCTGCCGATCGGCGTCCAGGTGATCGGCCATCGCTGCGACGATCTCGGCGTCTTGCAGGTAACCCGGGCCCTTGAACAGCTGCGCCAAGTGAAAATGGACTGGCCGGTGAAACCGCGTGCCTGA
- a CDS encoding phosphotransferase: MSSFDAQLEHVRSSVSVLPGWAGRSLVVEPAISVLASPSWRGVDGAPWRAMDKASGESLFVKVMDDDAALYIDVACAFEAARRASDLGIGPKVHAADVATGTLVMEDLNAGWRVGTLERMLEPAIVDAVIAARRRFQEGPPLPRTRGVFDEIEHFYAAAKAANAQLPSDTDWMMSELRYAAAALSGIEVKAVPIHGDGNVSNLLISDAGDVRLIDWDRATTADPLEDLGSLLVEAFDREPEARDAFIRATGSFDEKAFNRMRIYGIADDLRSGLIGALLAARSPRNTFEFYKFASWRFLRCGMAVREPRFGDTLRRV, translated from the coding sequence ATGAGCAGTTTCGACGCACAACTGGAACATGTTCGGAGCAGTGTCAGCGTCTTGCCGGGCTGGGCCGGACGAAGCCTGGTCGTCGAGCCAGCGATCTCCGTGCTGGCCTCGCCGAGTTGGCGCGGCGTCGATGGCGCGCCCTGGCGTGCCATGGACAAGGCCAGTGGCGAAAGCCTGTTCGTCAAGGTCATGGATGACGACGCCGCACTTTATATCGATGTGGCCTGTGCCTTCGAGGCAGCGCGGCGGGCTTCCGACCTCGGCATCGGGCCGAAGGTCCATGCGGCCGATGTCGCAACCGGCACCCTGGTGATGGAGGATCTCAACGCCGGCTGGCGGGTGGGAACGCTGGAGCGGATGCTCGAGCCTGCCATCGTCGACGCGGTCATCGCCGCCCGGCGGCGCTTTCAGGAGGGGCCGCCGCTGCCCCGGACGAGAGGCGTGTTCGACGAGATCGAGCACTTTTACGCCGCGGCGAAGGCGGCGAACGCGCAGCTTCCTTCGGATACCGACTGGATGATGTCCGAGTTGCGCTATGCCGCCGCGGCACTGTCCGGCATCGAGGTGAAAGCCGTTCCGATCCATGGCGACGGTAATGTCTCGAACCTCCTGATCAGCGACGCCGGCGATGTCCGCCTGATCGACTGGGACCGGGCGACGACCGCCGATCCGCTGGAGGATCTCGGCAGTTTACTGGTCGAGGCGTTCGACCGCGAACCGGAAGCCCGCGACGCGTTCATTCGCGCGACCGGATCGTTCGACGAAAAGGCCTTCAACCGGATGCGTATCTACGGGATCGCGGACGACCTGCGCAGTGGGCTGATCGGCGCCCTGCTGGCCGCCAGATCGCCCCGCAACACGTTCGAATTCTACAAGTTCGCCAGCTGGCGCTTCCTGCGCTGCGGCATGGCGGTGCGTGAACCGCGCTTCGGCGACACGCTGCGGAGGGTCTGA
- a CDS encoding choline/ethanolamine kinase family protein — translation MSIKRRAGEATTVHERDLEKAVGRVPQWRDSGFRYAALVGGLTNQNWIVEVDGEPRRYFIKVPGEGSEMFIDRVVANEAARNAHAMELAPEVVFFDPQDGLEVSEFLEGYRACTNADFGDPSIQSDVLSLYRRLHSGPSLGLTKTIFDMIEEHIRQGRDLGSHFPPDMPWIEHRYRQAKAAFMASGLDLVPCFNDPMPGNFLISQDPVADPKPMRLIDYEFASNNERSYELGVLFAEMFYDEQLTLSLIEQYCGTVRPAMVARVIVNRALADIKWASWAVVNRKLKEWDFDYQKYGVWKYMRARSLMYDPRWDGWLRMV, via the coding sequence ATGTCGATCAAGCGGCGCGCCGGCGAAGCGACCACGGTTCATGAGCGCGACCTCGAAAAAGCGGTGGGGCGCGTGCCGCAATGGCGCGACAGCGGATTCCGCTATGCGGCGCTGGTCGGCGGCCTGACCAACCAGAACTGGATCGTCGAGGTGGACGGCGAACCGCGCCGATACTTCATCAAGGTGCCGGGCGAAGGCTCCGAGATGTTCATCGACCGGGTCGTCGCCAACGAGGCCGCCCGCAACGCCCACGCCATGGAGCTGGCGCCCGAGGTGGTGTTCTTCGATCCGCAGGACGGGCTGGAAGTCAGCGAATTTCTCGAGGGCTATCGCGCCTGCACCAACGCGGATTTCGGCGATCCCTCGATCCAGTCCGACGTGCTTTCGCTGTATCGCCGGCTGCATTCCGGCCCGTCGCTGGGCCTGACCAAGACCATCTTCGACATGATCGAGGAGCACATCCGGCAGGGCCGCGATCTCGGCTCGCACTTTCCACCGGACATGCCATGGATCGAGCATCGCTACCGGCAGGCCAAGGCGGCGTTCATGGCGTCGGGTCTCGATCTGGTGCCCTGCTTCAACGATCCGATGCCCGGCAATTTCCTGATCAGCCAGGACCCCGTCGCCGACCCGAAGCCGATGCGGCTGATCGACTATGAATTCGCGTCGAACAACGAGCGCAGCTACGAACTCGGCGTGCTGTTCGCCGAGATGTTCTACGACGAGCAGCTCACGCTCAGCCTGATCGAACAGTATTGCGGCACCGTGCGTCCCGCCATGGTGGCGCGGGTGATCGTCAACCGCGCGCTGGCCGACATCAAATGGGCGTCCTGGGCGGTGGTCAACCGCAAGCTCAAGGAATGGGACTTTGACTATCAGAAGTATGGCGTGTGGAAGTACATGCGCGCCCGCAGCCTGATGTACGATCCGCGCTGGGACGGCTGGCTTCGGATGGTGTGA
- a CDS encoding inositol monophosphatase family protein, translating into MSLADVPTQEASFDAELAPFFNDLADAARIVALHHFRSPLDFERKQDSSPVTIADQAIERELRRRISIRFPDHGILGEEMGSTPGDRYTWYLDPIDGTKSFISGMPLFGTLIALSDERERSIVAGMIDMPALAERWYGAAGRTTFNGKRVSVSTTADLADAQIYTSSPDFFTPEDWRCYDTLSRKAMFRRFGGDCYQYGLLASGYCDLVVEASLKSFDFMALVPVVEGAGGVMRDWEGRPLNPMSDGRVIAAANERLLDQALAVLGSRA; encoded by the coding sequence ATTTCCTTGGCTGACGTGCCGACGCAAGAGGCCTCGTTCGACGCTGAACTCGCGCCCTTCTTCAACGATCTCGCCGACGCGGCGCGGATAGTAGCGCTCCATCATTTCCGCTCGCCGCTCGATTTCGAACGCAAGCAGGATTCGTCACCGGTCACAATCGCCGATCAGGCCATCGAGCGGGAGCTGCGCCGCCGCATCTCGATCCGCTTTCCCGATCATGGCATCCTTGGCGAGGAAATGGGCTCGACGCCGGGGGACCGTTATACCTGGTATCTCGATCCGATCGACGGAACGAAGAGCTTCATCTCGGGCATGCCGCTGTTCGGAACATTGATTGCGCTCAGCGACGAACGCGAGCGCAGCATCGTCGCCGGCATGATCGACATGCCGGCGCTCGCCGAGCGATGGTACGGGGCGGCCGGGCGTACCACCTTCAACGGCAAGCGAGTCTCGGTCAGCACAACGGCGGACCTCGCGGACGCGCAGATCTATACTTCCTCGCCGGATTTCTTCACCCCGGAGGACTGGCGGTGCTACGACACGCTCAGCCGCAAGGCGATGTTCCGGCGCTTTGGCGGCGACTGCTATCAGTACGGGCTGCTGGCGTCGGGCTATTGCGATCTGGTGGTGGAAGCGTCGCTGAAGTCCTTTGACTTCATGGCGCTGGTGCCGGTCGTCGAAGGCGCCGGCGGCGTGATGCGCGACTGGGAAGGTCGGCCGCTCAATCCGATGTCGGACGGCCGCGTGATTGCCGCCGCGAATGAACGGCTGCTCGACCAGGCGCTGGCGGTTCTCGGCAGTCGCGCCTGA
- a CDS encoding helix-turn-helix domain-containing protein → MHDTVIRSNLTTTRRIQIGRLIIDNIAAEQPFVWSWERVEAVRDAFYILAIPVSGCVTFTQNGQIRVTSTGEYILLSQLGSYELSSAPRSQLLMVHIPATELRGRLVSIEDHVGGRFGANERMTCLLVDLVKGIAELFADRAPPNPQALATEIVSFVALTIGTEDRGAATDVRNTRYQLRRRIFDFIEKHLGDQNLSPKKIAESSRISMSYLYSLFNDDETTVGQFVQVKRLQKAYEILVADPKGHRTVAEVAYEVGFKNVSHFSRSFSRHFSVAPRDVRQLGQASVIGAGPAAEPGKNAIVRGKVAASPRFGAGYWETDKRRALHETA, encoded by the coding sequence ATGCACGACACTGTCATCCGAAGCAACCTGACCACGACCCGGCGGATCCAGATCGGCCGGCTCATCATCGACAATATCGCCGCCGAGCAGCCCTTTGTATGGAGCTGGGAGCGCGTCGAGGCCGTGCGCGACGCATTCTACATTCTGGCCATTCCCGTCTCCGGCTGCGTCACCTTCACCCAGAACGGCCAGATCCGAGTGACCAGCACCGGGGAATACATCCTGCTCAGTCAGCTTGGGTCGTATGAGCTTTCATCGGCGCCGCGTTCGCAGCTATTGATGGTGCATATCCCCGCTACCGAACTCCGCGGCCGCCTGGTCTCGATCGAGGATCACGTCGGCGGCCGCTTCGGCGCCAACGAGCGGATGACGTGCCTGCTGGTCGACCTGGTCAAGGGCATTGCGGAGCTGTTCGCCGACCGCGCCCCGCCGAATCCGCAGGCGCTCGCCACCGAAATCGTCAGTTTCGTCGCGCTGACGATCGGCACCGAGGATCGTGGCGCGGCCACCGACGTCCGCAACACCCGCTACCAGCTGCGCCGCCGGATCTTCGATTTCATCGAAAAGCATCTCGGCGACCAGAACCTCTCGCCGAAGAAGATTGCCGAAAGCAGCCGTATCTCGATGAGCTATCTTTACAGCCTGTTCAACGACGACGAGACCACCGTCGGACAGTTCGTGCAGGTCAAGCGGCTGCAAAAGGCCTACGAGATTCTTGTGGCCGACCCGAAAGGCCACCGGACGGTGGCCGAGGTCGCCTATGAAGTCGGCTTCAAGAACGTCTCGCACTTCTCGCGCAGTTTCAGCCGCCATTTCAGCGTTGCGCCGCGCGACGTGCGACAACTCGGTCAGGCCTCTGTCATCGGTGCCGGGCCTGCGGCGGAGCCCGGCAAGAATGCGATCGTTCGCGGCAAGGTCGCGGCCTCGCCTCGCTTCGGCGCCGGCTATTGGGAAACCGACAAGCGGCGTGCGCTGCACGAGACGGCATAA
- a CDS encoding DeoR/GlpR family DNA-binding transcription regulator — MVSEPTPDNDTDTVAMRKSRRQDGDRFSKTARHKHIISQLTAAPTLRASELAAVLGVSGETIRRDLMELQHQKLINRTYGGASRPFALEPSLVDRKRLMIAEREAIAAVIADIVQPNEVLMLGAGATTFHVARRLAAKARDITVIINDFAIAGALAANPSIRILCCPGRYHSTEGYVFGTQTIASINSYEANRAIVGATGVGGRGINDADEEAGAIYGAMVKRAAEAIIVADHSKFEQRALTVFAQWTEIDRFVTDRQPEGALAKALRDAGTEVIVAQR; from the coding sequence ATGGTTAGCGAGCCCACGCCTGACAACGACACCGACACGGTCGCGATGAGGAAATCGCGGCGTCAGGACGGCGACCGCTTCTCCAAGACGGCGCGCCACAAGCACATTATCTCGCAACTCACCGCAGCACCTACCCTGCGGGCCTCGGAGCTCGCCGCCGTACTCGGCGTATCCGGCGAGACGATCCGCCGTGATTTGATGGAACTGCAGCACCAGAAGCTGATCAACCGTACCTATGGCGGCGCGTCGCGACCGTTCGCGCTGGAGCCTTCGCTGGTCGATCGCAAGCGGCTGATGATCGCTGAGCGCGAAGCCATTGCCGCCGTTATCGCCGACATTGTGCAGCCCAACGAGGTGCTGATGCTGGGCGCCGGCGCCACGACATTTCACGTCGCGCGCCGCCTTGCCGCGAAGGCGAGGGACATCACCGTCATCATCAACGACTTTGCGATCGCCGGCGCGCTGGCGGCCAATCCTTCGATAAGGATTCTGTGCTGCCCCGGACGCTATCACTCGACTGAAGGCTATGTTTTCGGCACCCAGACCATCGCCAGCATCAACAGCTACGAGGCCAACCGCGCCATCGTGGGGGCGACGGGCGTCGGTGGCCGGGGAATCAACGACGCCGATGAAGAGGCCGGCGCGATCTACGGCGCGATGGTCAAGCGCGCGGCCGAGGCCATCATCGTCGCCGATCACAGCAAATTCGAGCAGCGCGCCCTCACCGTCTTCGCGCAATGGACCGAGATCGACCGCTTCGTCACCGACCGGCAACCCGAGGGAGCGCTGGCGAAAGCGCTCCGCGACGCCGGAACGGAGGTCATCGTCGCCCAGCGCTAA